One genomic window of Trichosurus vulpecula isolate mTriVul1 chromosome X, mTriVul1.pri, whole genome shotgun sequence includes the following:
- the LOC118832498 gene encoding LOW QUALITY PROTEIN: rab GDP dissociation inhibitor beta-like (The sequence of the model RefSeq protein was modified relative to this genomic sequence to represent the inferred CDS: inserted 1 base in 1 codon), translating to MASSIFSSIFTSISALVARSPSVLGSRCVSSTTNSSSQSAASSSSSSCCSLLLPCSSSSSSSSLDTVASPPLPRHSRPPPLPRGIPRPPHVPHCPRRTAPAPAPPRLPPTARHHHRVQAPAAAPGHVPLPHPHRRSTLNKDYDVIILGTGLKECVLGSLLXLAGKKVLHVDRSARHGGESASLSPLDIAYRYFDVPGSPPATMGCGHAWKLDLLPKFLMAGGQLMKILTRLDALRFLDLRVVDASFLYKSGRIHKVPATESEALTSGLMGLFEKRRFRKFFLYALNFDQQDPRTHEGVDPLKTTVRDLFGIFDFGHDVRAFAGHVLALSRTNSYLDHPCLETLAKIQLYALSLAKNGRSPYLYPRCGIGELAQAFGRLTASRGGVFLMNTPVDDILVRDGRVVGIRSKSQITGCSQLICDPSYAPGLVRRVGQVIRAICILGHPVRNTDGAGSGLVIIPCTQTNRRSDIYVFLASSMHDVAPQGKYIAIVSTAVESTDPEREIQPALELLEPIEQKFFFLSDLHMPNEPGTKSQIFVTTSYDATANFESACHDIKEIYRKVTGSKLNLD from the exons ATGgcttcctcaattttctcttcaatCTTCACCTCGATCTCCGCCCTAGT CGCCCGCTCTCCTTCCGTCCTGGGCAGCCGCTGCGTCTCCTCCACCACCAACTCGTCGTCCCAGtccgccgcctcctcctcctcctcctcctgctgctccttGCTGTTGCCATGCTCGTCCTCCTCCTCGTCGTCGTCCTTGGACACTGTcgcctctcctccccttcctcggCACTCCaggcctcctccccttcctcgTGGCATTCCTCGCCCTCCTCATGTTCCTCATTGCCCTCGCCGTACCGCTCCCGCTCCTGCTCCTCCCCGCCTGCCACCAACTGCTCGTCACCACCATCGGGTCCAGGCACCTGCTGCTGCTCCTGGTCAtgttcctcttccccaccctcaccGCCGCAGCACCCTGAATAAAGACTATGACGTCATCATCCTTGGCACGGGCCTGAAGGAGTGCGTGCTGGGCAGCCTCC GCCTCGCTGGGAAGAAGGTGCTCCACGTGGACCGCAGCGCCCGGCACGGCGGGGAGAGCGCCTCGCTGAGCCCGCTGGACATCGCCTACCGCTACTTCGACGTGCCCGGCTCGCCTCCTGCCACCATGGGCTGCGGGCACGCCTGGAAGCTGGACCTGCTGCCCAAGTTCTTGATGGCCGGCGGGCAGCTGATGAAGATCCTGACCCGCCTGGACGCGCTGCGCTTCCTGGACCTGCGCGTGGTGGACGCCAGCTTCCTGTACAAGAGCGGCAGGATTCACAAAGTGCCCGCGACGGAGAGCGAGGCCCTGACCTCCGGGCTGATGGGCCTCTTCGAGAAGCGCCGCTTCCGCAAGTTCTTTCTGTACGCCCTGAACTTCGACCAGCAGGACCCCCGCACACACGAGGGCGTGGATCCCCTGAAGACCACCGTTagagatctctttgggatttttGACTTCGGTCACGATGTCAGGGCGTTTGCTGGACACGTCCTGGCCTTGAGTCGTACCAACAGTTATCTGGACCACCCCTGCCTCGAGACCCTGGCAAAGATCCAGCTCTACGCCTTGTCCCTGGCCAAGAACGGAAGGAGCCCCTACCTCTACCCCCGCTGCGGAATCGGAGAGCTGGCGCAGGCCTTCGGCCGCCTGACCGCCAGCCGAGGGGGTGTTTTCTTAATGAACACACCGGTGGACGACATACTGGTCAGGGACGGCCGGGTGGTGGGCATCAGGTCCAAGAGCCAGATCACCGGGTGCAGCCAGCTGATTTGCGATCCCAGCTACGCGCCGGGCCTCGTGCGCCGGGTCGGCCAGGTCATCAGAGCCATCTGCATCCTTGGGCACCCCGTGAGAAACACCGACGGGGCCGGCTCGGGACTCGTCATCATCCCCTGCACCCAGACAAACCGCAGATCGGACATCTATGTCTTCCTGGCTTCATCCATGCACGACGTGGCCCCGCAGGGCAAATACATCGCCATTGTGAGCACAGCCGTGGAGAGTACAGATCCCGAAAGAGAAATCCAACCAGCTCTGGAGCTCCTGGAGCCCATCGAGCAAAAATTCTTTTTCCTGAGTGACCTCCACATGCCCAATGAGCCGGGGACTAAGAGCCAGATCTTTGTGACGACCAGCTACGATGCTACCGCCAACTTTGAGAGTGCCtgccatgacatcaaggagatctATAGGAAGGTGACGGGATCGAAACTGAATCTGGACTAA